The genomic segment gatttgccttgagaggctgtaaaacaaaataattgccatgtcatgctattgcaaattttattgaattggtgggttataaattagtcgctgcagtggacgggttctgtggaccagcctattagaggggcacggtaaccctattatattcatacctcagtgaGAGGTGCAGATgaataactcctgaggttaacactttagagttcacttcacgccaaaccatcacgtgagggtgaactcagccaacgccaaggaatggctatgctttcaaaataaaaacatgatttatgagtacataactttttaatagccttggcggtctcggttgggatagccctcagccaaggtatccctgattgagtatgagaatgattttcgcacgagccaaagttttaagaaattcataagccatgtcgATTattcgatttatatgaattgattttatttggttgaaacaagttgaaaggtgatgaattacagtatgttaaactattttatctgtctccatttactcagctttagatattttagatggtatttgtttactcattgggattatataatcttaccaccctcctttccacccatttcaggctctggagagtcggtagatagctcatttcgttgagggctacagttggacttgcatcctaaaaaactgtaggtttacctcttttgatacttttggtcgttcatgggcccacgtgtcactgtaaattaaagtttatactttggttatctgtattacagtatgtatgaatttatttagcttttacgctacaaaaattatttaccgataactctataaatattatgttataagaaaatagaatattttattgaatatttttattatattcaaatagttataatttcactttaaatgaatgttttagatatctaaacttatttttgattatgaaatatgtgttttccacttgcatactacatttttagctggtttcgagatttttgaggaaaaatgaccaaaatgcccttgtgagaaaaaaaatatttttctattattttaatttggaaatagtttaaaatcttttagaacatgatatttggcaacggttactcataggggaaatgagaaactaatattaaagccttgcgggatttcggttgacatttcggataatgagtgtcgattgagacaccgcgacggttgtcacgggctcgaggggagtaccgggtcgtgacattaaataaggataattaattaagttagacTTTATTGAAAGAGACAAAAATAAAGtgggaaattaattaatttttcagagacttaattaaattaaaatacaactgttgtatttagggttacaaattagtttggctatataaatatattatattagtaAACTAGAACTTAAAGCCTCAAAAAACCACTTCTCAgttgtttcataaaatcagaaaagaaaaatagttttctttgcctgacaaaaataagattcaaCAAGAATTTTttgtgagaccccaacctctataggcttgtaactaagcatagatgtaataatatgagccaggggtagttttgtcattttctctaataagctcccaaaataaagttttatgatattttaaagtctaaataggcataagactgcataaatgacgtgtaatgatgaaaacacgaagaaaactagaaatgacaataattttcacaatagggggcaaaatgatcattttgcactcgagtcaaaacttttaaaagtttcgtAAACCtgaacatgtctagaccattatggaccttctcctagtgtcaaaagagcaaaaagattgcataaaagattggaggagaataagctaattggtggaggggcattttggtaatttaaatggtatggataagattggctataaatactttcttccagtagcttctactcctattttccagcagcttgtcttcttcttcttcttctctttcacgttacttccaacctccatggaagcttgatatggagcttgcatgattttctctctctagctctagttttcatacctttgagcccttttgactataacccttgtattcttccactctctctccttaaaacccttgaaaaatcttatttccatgctttctctcactagttgggcattttaaagagagaaagagagaattagcCCATTTGTGTGGAAGCtattgaaagagaattcaactacaaaggaaccctaggTTAGTAATTGGgatgaattaagcttggtttttagctgtGAATAATGGTTAGTAATTGAGagtatgagctgttttattgttgagtatgttcattaccttttagtgattaagatagtgaacatagatagcaatttaatgtggcaattgcaagctagctaagaaatagcttttagggttcatagtgtgtgaattgacctattgttTATGCTAATGTGAACCTAGGTTGTAATGACGTCCCATCAtccttccaattggatcattaagaGAAATAGAGTCAGCTAAAGGCTCAGCAATAAATCGGTGAGTATACTACCTATCAAAACTGTTTTGGGAATTTaactgttttgtacaaagtgtttgaatgattttatacaacttttcttaaaaataagtGCCTtaggaacaagctcttgagaaatggtttatgttgtgacatgtgactattattgattcatgcactatcaaattgtgttgatatatatatatgaatatattgttgtgtaatgacaTTGACTCGGTTATGTGAgagtaaggagtgcgcataagtcgaggatgacccagttatgtgcgagtagggagtgcgcatgagtaggtgatgatgatgatgggatggtgtgcatgatgatgatgggtatacatatacatatatacatatgtaaatatgtgtgatatagaaaattaatgagtaatggtatatggttgtaatgcatgtgaaacttgacatgttaaattGTGGAAAATTATTATGcatttcatgttggtttggacatttcagcaaggtgatttttctttgggagaaagggaaattttacATTGGTGCCCTgtatctcgctgcaacgagaaactctcgggtttgagagCCTTCACCAAAACtagttctcgctgcagcgagaatgaatctcgttgtagcgagataATCACTGTAGCttatcgctgcagcgaaaatgaatccCGCTATGGCGAGAAACTCTTTGTTTCATCAgctgaatttcgctgcagcgagaaagaatcttactgcagtgaaaaaccttctgtttctgggttacaattttgctgcagggagattcaatctcgttgcagcgaaaaatcttttgtttttgtctcctatcttgtccaattgcttccctatttttcacttctttgctaccatatctgagcatggacttccaacattaaggactaaatgagttaagtttaaaaagaagaggtttagtgagaaaccctcggccagttgagaaaccctcgttcagctaataactaaatcccaatgtcgctgcaacgaaaattcattctcgctgcagcgaaaatgccttttcgctgtagcgaagattcgttgtcgtatcTGACTTGTTTGCatatcattgaagctttcattattcaaatggttcgttatgtatgggttcatgattttcaaatgattaatcatttaagggcttgatgaggggattttaatatgaatggagctaaattgcattgttttgaaacaagtgcattatgattttaaattctcccttgttattatttgttcccttccttgttcactcattgggtttatactcaccattttcaacttcatgttttcatatcacgagacagccggtaactaggacgatgtaaagcccgaccttataaatactattcatgacatacatgtgatgatagcatgattgcatgctaggagagtcccgNNNNNNNNNNNNNNNNNNNNNNNNNNNNNNNNNNNNNNNNNNNNNNNNNNNNNNNNNNNNNNNNNNNNNNNNNNNNNNNNNNNNNNNNNNNNNNNNNNNNGCCCAGCCAtccccaatttttttttatttatcatttattttatttaatttaattaaatttttttagttaggTGTCTACATATATGTTATTACAGTTGACCCATTCAACAAGAGTCAATGTCGGAGTAGTCACGAAACGTCAGTTACGACGGATCATACACTGATATAAAAAAGACATGTCAGAGCTAAAGGCTTCGATTCAATCATTGACTCTGGCCATGCAAATGTTTGAGGACCGTGTCGTTACTCATATTCTAAAGGGCATGAAATCGCAAGTACAATTCTATCTTCGCTTATATATTTGTCGTTTATGTTTTATAGGTGTAGTTGTATTTTTTGTTCTCGGTTTATGGTTTATGGTATTTTATGAGCTAATGGATTTTCCCATTTGTCTCGTTCTGTAGGGCGATCCTTCATCTCATAATATTGGTGAGGACGACGttgatgttgatgatgggCAGCATGATAAAGCTACTATTCACTTTCACGAAGATTTTCTTGACCGTGACGGAGATGATGTTGTGGCAGGGGATGTGACCCTTCAATCAGATGATGCTAAAGGAGTAAATGTTCCTCAGACTGATTCGGTTATTGATGCATTTGTCGGAGGGGAAGGGGACTTTCATTCGCTCGTGGCTAAAAGAGTTCATATTTTTTAGGATGATTCGGTTATTGATGCATTTACTAGAGGGGAGAGGGACCTTCAGTCGCTCGTGGTTGAAGGACAACATCTTCTTGAGTCCTATGCAGTAGTTGAAGCAGCAAAAGGAGGGGATGAGAACCTTGCATCAGTTCAAGCTGAAGGGGACCATATTCGTCAAAACACTTTTGAAGCCAGCGGGACATGGTTATTGTCAGCAGAGTCTGATGTCCATCATTGTGCAGCACTAATTTTAGACCCAACTGAGCAGGCATGGTCAAACTAGCGAGTAAATACATTTAAGCTCGTACGTCGGGAAATGAAGGAAGCATTGGTGGAAGCATACGaagctttcaagaaagacGAGTGTGCGAGGTAAGCTCATAAATAacattgaaaatattgttttttaatgaaacattaatccacaaggcttttgaaattcattctaTTACATATGCAGGCGTGATGTTAGGATCTTAGGGGATCAAGGGGctgaatttttcaaaacattagAGGATCCCAAAGAAGAAATGAGTAGTGAACATATAGACGCATGCCTCAACGTACTCTGTAAGCGGATGACAGGGCCGAAGTCGAAGCTGTACACTACCCGTGCATGTATAGTTGACACGATATTCTTTGTAAGTTTATctgaaattttttcaattataaaaatactCAATTTTTGATTGAATTAAGTGTAAGCTAATGTATACATGCTTCACAGGACACCATCCATATGCTACATTCCTCATTTCCAACTGAAAATGCCCTGTTCACGATGGAAATTTCGGATGAGTTGCGGGGGTACGTGGAGGGTGAGAGGCCGACATATGGCAAAAAATGAGAAGATGTCGATTTCATCCTCGCACCTTGTAATGTGGGCGGGCATTGGATGGTAGTGAAAATCGACTAGGTGAGGTGGACGATCAAGGTGGTGGACTCCGTAAGCACTTCGGATGCTAAGGAAAACGGAGTGTGTGTGGCTCAGATGGCACCCCTTACTACTATTATACCAATTATCTGCCACcaaatcaattattttgaCAAAACACATCAGAAGACACGGGATTTGACGTCGATGCCATTAGATATCCATTTGCCAAAAGCTAAAGTGTATCGGCAAAACGATAGTGTCAACTGCGGTATGTTCATGATAGGGTACATTGACGATATTTTACAATCGAAAAATATCAGAGTTAAGCATAATATGATTGCAAATATGAGTCGTCAATGCgcactaaaaattttttccaacaaTTGTGAGAGCGAACCCTGAACATATAGGCCCTTGTATGTACATCATTTTTTGtatatacaattaattttattaattttaatattcgtACATTTTATACATTACTTTCCCATTACTTCTTTatcaattaaacataaaatcaagttgaaaagtgaaaaggtaaaaatagAGAGATAAActtcatattgaaaaaatccaaaaaatcaaaaagctaaaatttccttaattttattaattttgtgcCGTGTCAGCCACAAGACTACAACAATTTGGCTTGTCACGCCAAGTCTGCATGCACTCAGCTTGTCACCATAATTGGCCCCTGTCGTGTCACCCGCCAAGACTAGAAGAAGTCAGCGTGTCACGCCATAAGTCTGAATTAACTTATCTTGTCACGCCAAGTCTGCatgcactcagcgtgtcaccataATTGGCCTTTACCGTGTCACTTGCCAAGACTAGAAGAAGTCAACGTGTCACGTCATAGTCTGAATTaactcagcgtgtcacgccaagtctgcatgcactcaacgtgtcaccacaattggCCCCTGCTGTGTAACCCTATAAGACTGCAACAAGTCAGCGTGTCACGCCATAAGTCTAAATTAACTCAACGTGTCACGCCAAGTCTGCATGCATTCAACGTGTCACCATAATTGGCCCCTGCGATGTCACCCCACAAGACTGTAATAAGTCAGCGTGTCACGCCATAAGTCTGTATTAACTCAACGTGTGACGCCAAGTCTGCATGCACTCAACGTAGCATCCACTCAAGAAGttattcaacataatataacttaaatgaagaaaataactcaagaaaatatgtgctcaatgaaaataaaaattcttataaattttattaaaataaaaaaatgatccCCCCGAAAATACAAGTAgatgatacaaaaaaaaaatgaaccgtAGTTCATTTCTTCCTAAGTTCATCTACTTTGAACTTTATCTCCGCGAGAATCTTTTCGTTGCTCAGGATGGCAGCCTTTAGGTCAAAAGTCTTTTGCATCAGGTTGTCAATGAGGGCGTGCATCTTCTGCTGGAATATCTGTAACTGTTCCCTCAAAGGCACCTCCTCCTCTTCGGAGGCTGCCTCTTCCCCGTTCTCGACTCTTGCATCTTTGGAggtcatttttcaattatctgagattgattaagataattgaatttgattcaaatggtTAATGGTTCTCTTTATTTATAGGCATAAATGCTAACTCTTCGTTTTCTATACTCATATAAGTGCAATGAAAGAGGGGCTGAATTGGTTATTAAGTACCTGTTCGGCCTGCTCTTTCATcttatctacctcttaaaagcaaaagccagaccaaacatcatttttcaagaaattcttaataaaaagcAGCCAAaaagttttctctctttctcactaatcaaaaaagattttaatgttacctcttttctcttttccaagAAATTCGTTAtcatttcctcttttcttttcttttttttttaatttaagcatCATAATAGATCAAccaaaatctaatactattgCTACTATACAAGTTGAAATTATACATAAACTTCAAGAATTACATTAGAGCTTATTAGGTTATTGAAGACCATAAATCCTattgaatttataaataaaaactttactctattttattaatatatttttaaaattaaaaatataaattcatgacatataaattatataaatataaataaaagtgaTTAGTCGATGAGATTCTCGAAACTCTACttattttcacttttaaaaTAGACATATATTTGGCAAggtttgaaaaagaaaattgaacttcgagaatttttaatattgaatATGGATAAGCATCTGAGAGCCGAAATCActcaaataataattaaaatattaggttatattatttttcttataacagatgttacttttttaaaactttccttaaatttctaaaataaagtaaaatttacaCTTGAGGTGGGTGAAGTGAATAACaagcaagaagaaaaacaGAGGCAGAGAGTATTGGCAAAATTTAATTACTCATGAAATAGAAAGGAATTTCATTGTAAGAACATAAATggttaaatcaaatgaaatagaaaagaattaaatcaaatcattaattgtttaatacaaGTTGTAATAAAATGTGACAAATGGGGTAACAGTATAGGGACTTCGCAAGTCTATCCAGTATTCAAAACTACGaaccaaatgaaatgaatactcaaataatatatctacaaaattaaaataaagacTCATCTACAAGAGGAAACTAACAAAcactaaaaaatatgaatgaatgtaAGATATTGcaagaggaaattgtgagaaaggTATTGCACATGGGTTACATATTTAGTTAGGGGGACAAGCTGTCTTCATCCACAACACACCTTACATTTTCAGACATTGTCCTTTGTATTGGACATTGTTGCGTATGTGACTGGTTTGTCtgcaacttgaacatgctttgAGTCGACGCACTCGTGGAGGCACTGATTGACTTGGAGATGGTGCTGGATTTGTGGATGAAACTGCAAATGGGGATGGGCAATTCTATCTGTTATGCATGTACCTCTTGCATTGCGAACATCTTTGTGCTCAACTTCTTTCACTAGTCGATGGAATCCTTCTCCTCCTAGGGTTTCCAGCTTGGCCTTTCCAAGGTGGTGGCAAGACgacaatttgtttcacatgaagtgggatgtcccactcactagGATACCCTACCGGCCTAATGGATCCTGAATAACCCTCCACCAAAATGGTTGTCTTGTAGTAGTCAACGCAGAATTCAATGGCTACACGTTTGCATTTActgaaaaatacaataaacttaatcttcaagcacaatgtaaaTGCTATGTCAATTACgattcaaataagaaataaagatattctgaCCTTATTATTGAAATGGCATGGCTGCATGGCAGTAAATCTGTTTggaactcacaacatgaacaTGTCTTCCTGGTCAGGTTTACAAGTCCATCCATCTTCCCGTCTCTAACTTCGAACTCCACTCGATTGATAGGCTTAACTATAAATCGATGTGCATCATTGAGCCGTTTGCTCAACTACCTGGCAACCCAAGGGTTGAGTGGCGTGGTCACCTTGACGACCTCCTCGTATCGGTCATGGAACCAACGCTGGAACATGTCTATGATGAACTCAATCAAAACAGTGATTggcatttgtcttgcatgcttcaagcatGAGTTAACATATTCCGCTatgttggatgtcatcatttggtatCGCCTTACCGATGAACATGCAACTGCCCATCTCTGAGGCCCTATT from the Theobroma cacao cultivar B97-61/B2 chromosome 8, Criollo_cocoa_genome_V2, whole genome shotgun sequence genome contains:
- the LOC108663112 gene encoding uncharacterized protein LOC108663112 gives rise to the protein MKEALVEAYEAFKKDECARRDVRILGDQGAEFFKTLEDPKEEMSSEHIDACLNVLCKRMTGPKSKLYTTRACIVDTIFFDTIHMLHSSFPTENALFTMEISDELRGYVEGERPTYGKK
- the LOC108663021 gene encoding uncharacterized protein LOC108663021; this encodes MNQFKHIHTRAHTDLMRIGPQRWAVACSSVRRYQMMTSNIAEYVNSCLKHARQMPITVLIEFIIDMFQRWFHDRYEEVVKVTTPLNPWVASKCKRVAIEFCVDYYKTTILVEGYSGSIRPVGYPSEWDIPLHVKQIVVLPPPWKGQAGNPRRRRIPSTSERS